In Acinetobacter pittii, one genomic interval encodes:
- the ggt gene encoding gamma-glutamyltransferase family protein, with the protein MNIKYSFLFSSLLAVGLLQGCGDDSSDQPKDDSNTTPPNLIVDNDPTSCSKLAQDGSSVVVGSNQNGDPAAPEGASGYRLGNTVKYSDKYMVVANTPLAVKAGCDVLRAGGSAVDAAVAVQAVLGLVEPQSSTIAGSGFMMYYDAKTKQVTAYDGRETAPAAANPYYLIRQNMDDPNSPAPVPSARRSGRSIGVPGVMRLLEQAQKEHGKLKWNQLFDEAIGLADNGFRIPGRLADAIASNANSLALDANAMKTYFYIDGSPRKVGEIMTNKEYAKTLEALAVQGANALHTGPIAQAIVAKAGQTVGDDPARTPITPSLMTLQDLSNYEVKKRTPICTTYRDSFYVCTMPPPSSGGIAVAQTLGILENFDMSLYPPKNPENEGGVPDVMGVHLVSEAERLAYADRDKYVADTDFVALPAQGIPSLIDKNYLKQRAALINPNQSMGVAPAGNFNTAAGVDTTVEHGTTQFTIVDAYGNVVSMTSTVESSMGSFHMVDGFLLSNQLTDFSANPYDSTGALVANRVEGGKRPRSTMAPTLVFKGTTPDEFYMATGSPGGGTIIQYVVKTLVGALDWNLNAQQATSLVNFGATNSKNTNVDSSNVQLSLVDLIEGLKAKGHGISNTAQTSGISTIMKVNINNQTKYAGGVDPRREGIVLGNGTL; encoded by the coding sequence GTGAATATAAAATATTCATTTTTGTTCAGTAGTTTATTAGCAGTCGGTTTATTACAAGGATGTGGAGATGATTCTTCAGATCAACCCAAGGATGACTCAAATACAACTCCGCCCAATTTAATTGTAGATAATGACCCGACCAGTTGTAGCAAACTGGCACAAGACGGTTCAAGCGTGGTGGTGGGCTCAAACCAAAATGGTGACCCAGCCGCGCCTGAAGGTGCATCAGGTTATAGACTTGGTAACACGGTTAAATATTCAGATAAATATATGGTGGTGGCAAACACGCCACTTGCGGTAAAAGCTGGTTGTGATGTTTTAAGAGCAGGCGGTAGTGCAGTCGATGCGGCGGTTGCGGTACAAGCAGTGCTTGGTTTGGTCGAGCCACAGTCGAGTACCATTGCTGGTAGCGGTTTTATGATGTATTACGATGCCAAGACTAAACAGGTCACGGCTTATGATGGTCGTGAAACCGCACCAGCCGCAGCTAATCCATATTATTTAATTCGCCAGAATATGGATGACCCAAATTCACCAGCACCTGTACCAAGTGCGCGACGTAGTGGTCGCTCGATTGGTGTGCCGGGTGTAATGCGTTTGCTTGAACAAGCACAAAAAGAGCATGGTAAACTCAAGTGGAACCAGTTGTTTGATGAAGCCATTGGTTTAGCTGACAACGGTTTCCGCATTCCGGGACGTTTGGCAGATGCGATTGCAAGTAATGCAAATAGCTTGGCGCTCGATGCAAATGCAATGAAAACCTATTTCTATATAGATGGTTCACCACGCAAAGTGGGTGAAATCATGACCAATAAAGAATATGCAAAAACGCTTGAAGCACTTGCTGTACAAGGGGCAAATGCATTGCACACTGGGCCGATTGCCCAAGCGATTGTGGCAAAAGCAGGCCAAACGGTTGGGGATGACCCAGCAAGAACTCCAATTACGCCAAGTTTGATGACCTTACAGGATTTATCAAACTATGAAGTGAAAAAGCGTACTCCAATTTGTACCACTTACCGTGACAGTTTCTATGTATGTACCATGCCACCTCCATCTTCGGGAGGGATAGCAGTTGCTCAAACGCTGGGTATTTTAGAAAACTTTGATATGTCGCTCTATCCACCTAAAAACCCTGAAAATGAAGGCGGTGTGCCAGATGTGATGGGCGTGCATTTAGTGTCTGAAGCAGAGCGTTTGGCCTATGCTGACCGTGACAAATATGTCGCAGACACTGACTTTGTAGCTTTACCAGCACAGGGCATTCCAAGTCTTATTGATAAAAATTACTTAAAACAACGTGCAGCACTGATTAACCCTAACCAAAGTATGGGCGTTGCACCAGCAGGTAATTTCAATACGGCTGCAGGCGTCGACACCACTGTTGAACATGGCACAACGCAGTTCACGATTGTAGATGCCTATGGCAATGTGGTTTCAATGACATCGACTGTTGAATCGAGCATGGGTTCATTCCACATGGTGGATGGTTTCTTGCTATCGAACCAGTTAACTGATTTTAGCGCGAACCCTTATGACAGCACTGGGGCACTGGTTGCTAACCGTGTAGAAGGGGGCAAACGCCCACGTAGTACCATGGCGCCAACCTTAGTGTTTAAAGGCACCACGCCAGATGAGTTTTATATGGCAACAGGTTCACCAGGTGGCGGTACGATCATTCAATATGTAGTTAAAACTTTGGTAGGTGCATTGGACTGGAACTTAAATGCACAGCAGGCTACCTCGCTTGTAAACTTTGGCGCGACCAATAGTAAAAACACCAATGTGGATAGCTCGAATGTACAGCTTTCTTTAGTTGACCTGATTGAAGGTTTAAAAGCAAAAGGGCATGGTATATCGAACACTGCGCAAACCAGCGGTATTTCAACGATTATGAAAGTAAATATTAATAATCAAACTAAATACGCAGGTGGAGTAGACCCACGCCGTGAAGGTATTGTGTTAGGCAATGGAACCTTATAG
- a CDS encoding DHA2 family efflux MFS transporter permease subunit — translation MKTQTPFAELSGGRLLLAAFVIALSNFMVVLDTTIANVSVPHITGNLAVSSTQGTWVVTSYAVAEAICVPLTGWLAGRFGTVRVFIFGLIGFTIFSFLCGLANSLGMLVFFRIGQGLCGGPLMPLSQTLLMRIFPQEKHAQAMGLWAMTTVVGPILGPILGGLISDNLSWHWIFFINLPVGIICVLAAMRLLRVAETETISLRIDTVGLGLLILWIGALQLMLDLGHERDWFNSTSIIVLGLTAAIGFVVFLIWELTDKHPVVDVKVFRHRGFAISVLALSLGFGAFFGSIVLIPQWLQMNLSYTATWAGYLTATMGFGSLTMSPIVAKLSTKHDPRALASFGLILLGGVTLMRAFWTTDADFMALAWPQILQGFAVPFFFIPLSNIALGSVLQQEIASAAGLMNFLRTMAGAIGASIAVTVWDDHAKVARSEMVSNLNTTEVQNNLMQNGFSADSTLGIISNLVDKEAITMSANHVFLLFAMVFVFAGLVIWLCPKPKGNTGGMPSH, via the coding sequence ATGAAAACGCAAACACCTTTTGCCGAACTAAGCGGTGGCCGTTTATTACTGGCAGCGTTTGTTATTGCCTTGTCGAACTTTATGGTCGTGCTCGATACGACCATTGCCAACGTATCTGTACCGCATATTACCGGTAACCTTGCTGTTTCAAGTACACAAGGCACATGGGTTGTTACGTCATATGCTGTTGCAGAAGCGATTTGTGTACCTTTAACAGGTTGGCTGGCAGGCCGCTTTGGAACCGTTCGGGTTTTTATTTTTGGCCTGATTGGTTTTACCATTTTTTCTTTTTTGTGCGGTCTAGCAAACTCATTAGGCATGCTGGTGTTTTTCCGTATTGGACAAGGTCTATGCGGTGGCCCCCTCATGCCGCTCAGCCAAACCTTGCTGATGCGTATTTTCCCTCAAGAAAAGCATGCACAGGCGATGGGCCTATGGGCAATGACGACCGTCGTTGGGCCAATTTTAGGGCCAATTTTGGGTGGTCTGATTAGTGATAACCTGTCTTGGCACTGGATTTTCTTTATTAACCTACCTGTTGGGATTATTTGTGTTTTAGCAGCAATGCGCTTATTAAGAGTAGCTGAAACAGAAACAATTTCTTTAAGAATCGACACTGTCGGTTTAGGTCTGTTAATTCTCTGGATTGGTGCGCTACAGCTCATGCTCGACTTAGGGCACGAACGCGACTGGTTTAATAGCACGAGCATTATCGTTTTAGGTTTAACTGCCGCCATTGGTTTTGTGGTGTTCCTCATATGGGAACTCACCGACAAACACCCCGTGGTGGATGTGAAAGTATTCCGGCATAGGGGCTTTGCTATATCGGTACTGGCCTTATCGCTTGGTTTTGGAGCATTCTTTGGCAGCATTGTACTGATTCCGCAGTGGCTGCAAATGAACCTTTCCTATACCGCAACATGGGCCGGATATTTAACCGCAACCATGGGCTTTGGTAGTTTGACCATGTCACCGATTGTGGCAAAGCTTTCGACCAAACATGACCCACGGGCGCTGGCGAGTTTCGGTTTGATCTTGCTCGGTGGTGTGACCTTAATGCGGGCATTCTGGACCACAGATGCTGACTTTATGGCACTGGCTTGGCCGCAAATCCTACAAGGTTTTGCTGTGCCGTTCTTCTTTATTCCACTGTCCAACATTGCACTTGGTTCGGTACTCCAGCAAGAAATTGCCTCTGCTGCGGGTCTCATGAACTTTTTAAGAACCATGGCAGGGGCGATTGGTGCTTCAATTGCAGTGACCGTGTGGGACGATCATGCCAAAGTTGCACGTAGCGAAATGGTGTCAAACTTAAACACAACCGAAGTTCAAAATAACCTGATGCAAAATGGTTTTTCGGCTGACTCGACGCTCGGAATTATTTCAAACCTCGTCGATAAAGAAGCCATTACCATGTCGGCGAACCATGTGTTTTTGCTGTTTGCGATGGTATTTGTCTTTGCGGGGCTGGTGATTTGGCTATGTCCAAAACCCAAAGGAAATACAGGCGGTATGCCATCCCACTAA
- a CDS encoding EmrA/EmrK family multidrug efflux transporter periplasmic adaptor subunit gives MTDAQSNVQETVPTTSASDDNNQNKRKKFLGFFALILLIAAILYAIWALFLNHSVSTDNAYVGAETAQITSMVSGQVAQVAVKDTQTVHRGDVLVRIDDRDAKIALAQAEAELAKAKRQYKQTAANSSSLNSQVVVRADEINSAKAQVAQAQADYDKAALELNRRAQLAASGAVSKEELTKAQSAVETAKAGLELAKAGLAQASSSRKAAESTLAANEALIQGVSETSTPDVQVAQAHVEQAQLDLERTVIRAPVDGVVTRRNIQVGQRVAPGTSMMMIVPLNDLYVDANFKESQLKKVRPGQAVTLTSDLYGDDVEYHGKVMGFSGGTGSAFALIPAQNATGNWIKVVQRLPVRIALDPKELAEHPLRVGLSMEAKVDLSAK, from the coding sequence ATGACTGATGCACAAAGCAATGTACAAGAAACAGTGCCAACAACATCTGCCTCGGATGACAACAACCAAAACAAGCGCAAGAAATTTCTTGGTTTTTTTGCGCTGATTTTATTGATTGCCGCTATTTTATATGCAATCTGGGCATTATTTTTAAATCACTCGGTGAGTACGGATAATGCTTATGTCGGTGCAGAAACCGCGCAAATTACCTCAATGGTGAGCGGACAGGTCGCTCAGGTTGCTGTAAAAGATACTCAAACGGTACATCGTGGTGACGTGCTGGTTCGTATTGATGACCGTGATGCCAAAATTGCATTGGCTCAAGCTGAGGCAGAGCTTGCCAAAGCAAAACGCCAATACAAACAAACTGCGGCAAACAGTAGCTCTTTAAACTCTCAAGTTGTGGTTCGTGCTGATGAAATTAACAGTGCCAAAGCACAAGTTGCTCAAGCACAGGCCGACTATGACAAAGCTGCTTTAGAGCTTAACCGCCGTGCGCAACTTGCTGCCTCTGGTGCAGTGTCTAAAGAAGAACTCACTAAAGCACAAAGTGCTGTTGAAACAGCCAAAGCAGGCTTAGAGCTTGCCAAAGCTGGTTTAGCACAAGCGTCTTCAAGTCGTAAAGCTGCTGAAAGTACCTTAGCTGCAAACGAAGCGTTAATTCAAGGTGTAAGCGAAACTTCGACTCCGGATGTACAAGTTGCACAAGCGCATGTTGAACAAGCTCAGCTTGATTTAGAGCGTACCGTGATTCGTGCACCAGTCGATGGTGTGGTTACGCGCCGTAATATTCAAGTCGGTCAACGTGTTGCGCCGGGCACGAGCATGATGATGATTGTGCCGCTTAACGATTTATATGTAGATGCGAACTTTAAAGAAAGTCAGTTGAAAAAAGTCCGTCCGGGTCAGGCTGTCACGCTAACTTCAGATTTATATGGTGATGACGTTGAATATCACGGCAAAGTGATGGGCTTCTCTGGTGGTACAGGCTCTGCCTTTGCCTTAATTCCGGCTCAAAACGCAACAGGTAACTGGATTAAAGTGGTTCAACGCTTACCAGTTCGTATTGCACTTGACCCGAAAGAACTTGCTGAACACCCACTGCGTGTTGGCTTGTCGATGGAAGCAAAAGTCGACTTATCTGCGAAGTAA
- the hemB gene encoding porphobilinogen synthase yields MTYTFNRPAFPATRMRRIRKNDQLRAMVSETQLTTNHLIYPVFVLPGQNQTQDIPSMPNIQRLSADLLLKKAERLLELGVSKLALFPVTPQEDKSLTAEAAWYEDGLVQTTCRLLKKELPEMVLITDGALDPYTTHGQDGIIDETGYVLNDETVECLIKQALSHAEAGADVVAPSDMMDGRIGAIRQALEANGHIYTNIMAYSAKYASSFYGPFRDAVGSASNLKGGNKYNYQMDFANRAEALHEIALDIQEGADMVIVKPGMPYLDVVREVKDTFGIPTFIYQVSGEYAMLAGAIQNGWLSDSVILESLMCCRRAGADGIWTYFAETAAEKLKEMN; encoded by the coding sequence ATGACTTATACGTTCAATCGTCCTGCATTTCCAGCTACTCGCATGCGCCGTATCCGTAAAAATGACCAGTTGCGTGCGATGGTCAGCGAAACACAGCTCACTACCAATCACTTGATTTATCCAGTATTTGTATTACCGGGACAAAATCAAACCCAAGATATTCCAAGTATGCCTAACATTCAGCGTTTGTCGGCAGATTTGTTACTGAAAAAAGCTGAAAGACTTCTGGAATTAGGCGTATCAAAACTGGCTCTTTTTCCAGTTACCCCGCAAGAAGACAAAAGCCTCACCGCAGAAGCAGCATGGTATGAAGATGGTTTAGTACAAACCACCTGCCGTTTGCTTAAAAAAGAATTACCAGAAATGGTGTTAATTACTGATGGTGCTCTCGACCCATACACCACGCATGGTCAAGACGGCATTATTGATGAAACTGGCTATGTGCTTAATGACGAGACTGTAGAATGCTTGATTAAACAAGCTTTAAGTCATGCAGAAGCAGGTGCTGATGTAGTTGCACCAAGTGACATGATGGATGGCCGCATTGGCGCAATTCGTCAGGCTTTAGAAGCCAATGGTCACATCTACACCAACATCATGGCCTACTCTGCAAAATATGCATCTAGCTTCTATGGTCCGTTCCGTGATGCTGTTGGCTCTGCATCCAACCTAAAAGGTGGTAATAAATATAACTACCAGATGGACTTTGCCAACCGTGCCGAGGCGTTACATGAAATCGCACTTGATATTCAAGAAGGCGCCGACATGGTGATTGTAAAACCGGGCATGCCATATCTGGATGTGGTACGTGAAGTGAAAGATACCTTTGGTATTCCAACATTCATTTACCAAGTGAGTGGCGAATACGCCATGTTAGCGGGCGCAATTCAAAATGGCTGGTTATCAGACTCAGTGATTTTAGAATCACTCATGTGCTGCCGCCGCGCAGGTGCAGACGGGATCTGGACTTACTTTGCAGAAACCGCTGCCGAAAAACTCAAGGAAATGAACTAA
- a CDS encoding NAD(P)/FAD-dependent oxidoreductase yields MHIAIIGAGISGLMSALELVEQGCTVSIFDQQQAGQAASWAGGGILSPMYPWRYVHAVNQLAQFGKASYQAWNQKLYPVTGIDFEIHDTGMLIFDEEDFDVGLSYAEQHQEPMQRCEYLQRDALEQVNPHISDQFQEAIYFPELSNIRNPRVLQSLISYLKQHPNVDFFEHSAVKKLIQQGDVIQALQTEDGRKHTADHFVITSGAWSHYWNSQLQLEIPVEPVQGQMLLFKTPAHWLPTMCMNRVMYLIPRMDGHIVCGSSMAHRGFDTSTDETTQHNILEACLEMVPELADFPIVQRWAGLRPSSPNGVPYIGKMPEMDNLWANFGHFRNGLCMGAGSAQLLRQLMLGQPTLVDAKAYSPERLQNKILA; encoded by the coding sequence ATGCATATTGCAATCATTGGCGCGGGCATAAGTGGATTAATGTCTGCGCTGGAGTTGGTTGAACAAGGCTGCACAGTCAGCATTTTTGATCAACAACAAGCGGGACAAGCAGCCTCTTGGGCTGGCGGAGGTATTCTCTCTCCGATGTATCCGTGGCGCTATGTGCATGCAGTGAACCAACTTGCTCAATTTGGTAAAGCCTCTTATCAAGCATGGAACCAAAAGCTCTACCCTGTTACAGGGATTGATTTTGAAATTCATGACACAGGTATGCTGATTTTTGATGAAGAAGATTTTGACGTTGGGCTTTCCTACGCCGAGCAGCATCAAGAACCGATGCAGCGCTGTGAATATTTACAGCGAGATGCGCTAGAGCAAGTCAACCCGCATATTTCTGATCAGTTTCAAGAAGCGATTTATTTCCCTGAACTGTCTAATATTCGCAACCCGCGCGTATTACAATCCCTCATTAGCTATTTAAAACAACATCCAAATGTTGATTTTTTTGAGCACTCGGCTGTTAAAAAACTGATTCAACAAGGTGATGTGATACAAGCTCTACAAACCGAGGATGGTCGCAAACATACAGCAGATCATTTTGTAATAACTTCGGGTGCTTGGAGCCATTACTGGAACTCACAATTACAACTCGAAATTCCAGTCGAACCTGTTCAAGGTCAAATGCTGCTATTTAAAACCCCTGCTCACTGGCTACCAACCATGTGCATGAATCGAGTGATGTATCTTATTCCTCGTATGGACGGTCATATTGTTTGTGGGTCAAGCATGGCACATCGTGGTTTCGACACCTCTACCGATGAAACCACCCAGCACAATATTTTAGAAGCATGTTTGGAAATGGTGCCTGAACTGGCCGATTTCCCGATCGTACAACGCTGGGCAGGCCTCAGACCAAGTTCACCAAATGGTGTTCCCTATATTGGCAAAATGCCTGAAATGGATAACCTATGGGCAAACTTTGGTCATTTTAGAAATGGCTTATGTATGGGCGCAGGCTCTGCGCAATTGCTCCGTCAGCTTATGCTGGGTCAACCGACCTTAGTTGATGCCAAAGCATATTCACCAGAGCGTTTGCAAAATAAAATCTTAGCCTGA
- the yfcH gene encoding TIGR01777 family oxidoreductase: protein MNKNVLITGASGFIGTHLIRFLLQKNYNVIAVTRQAGKESDHPALQWVQQFEDISTRQIDYVVNLAGANIGEKRWTESRKKQLIESRVNTTRKLYAWLKQSEIFPEVIVSGSAIGYYGIDDQEKWTEVCTEQSTPQPIFMSELCQEWEHAALADPQQNTKIIRLGVVFGQGGGILPKMLLPIRLNLVGQIGHGRQPVVWVHIEDVLNAIEFIFQHPQSAQIHNVVAPENVTQKAFVEQAGAVLNKKPLLSAPSTVFRCLLGEQSQLILNGQFVKPAALQAEGFEFAYPQLKMALENILASG, encoded by the coding sequence ATGAATAAGAATGTATTAATTACGGGTGCCAGCGGTTTTATTGGCACGCATTTAATTAGGTTCCTACTACAAAAAAATTATAACGTGATTGCTGTGACACGGCAGGCTGGAAAGGAATCTGACCATCCTGCCTTGCAATGGGTACAACAGTTTGAAGATATTTCGACACGTCAAATTGACTATGTGGTGAATTTGGCCGGTGCAAATATTGGCGAAAAACGTTGGACCGAGTCACGTAAAAAACAACTCATTGAAAGCCGAGTAAACACGACCCGAAAACTGTATGCATGGCTCAAGCAGTCTGAAATTTTTCCGGAAGTGATTGTGTCTGGTTCAGCCATTGGTTATTACGGGATTGATGACCAGGAAAAGTGGACAGAAGTGTGCACTGAACAAAGCACGCCACAGCCTATTTTTATGTCCGAGCTTTGCCAAGAGTGGGAACACGCAGCTTTGGCAGATCCTCAGCAAAATACTAAAATTATTCGCTTAGGCGTAGTGTTTGGGCAGGGCGGTGGCATTTTGCCTAAAATGTTGCTTCCGATTCGACTCAATTTAGTGGGTCAAATTGGTCATGGGCGTCAGCCAGTAGTATGGGTACATATTGAAGATGTATTAAACGCTATCGAGTTTATATTTCAGCATCCTCAATCTGCTCAAATTCATAATGTCGTAGCGCCTGAAAACGTGACTCAAAAAGCTTTTGTTGAACAAGCTGGCGCGGTGCTCAATAAGAAACCACTATTGTCGGCACCAAGCACAGTTTTTCGCTGTTTGTTAGGGGAGCAGTCGCAATTGATCTTAAATGGTCAATTTGTTAAGCCCGCAGCCCTGCAAGCAGAAGGATTTGAGTTTGCTTATCCACAATTAAAAATGGCTTTAGAGAATATATTGGCGTCAGGCTAA
- a CDS encoding ABZJ_00895 family protein — MTKLRSYYLWFFALCIVLTLIVGVVAAVLPASVGGILTAVPYLGAMIFVLFKFLKKERRAPTVQEKKKFTLGFSLIFWGYNLCGVLFGLFLFARKDPEILQNFMLYLKQPQFLSIMVIMLLMLAIPLYLITYWFYGKQAQRMADKMFNVQ; from the coding sequence ATGACCAAATTACGTTCTTACTATCTCTGGTTTTTTGCTTTATGCATTGTGCTTACCTTAATTGTAGGTGTGGTTGCAGCAGTATTACCAGCGAGTGTAGGCGGTATTTTAACAGCCGTTCCATATTTAGGCGCAATGATTTTTGTCTTATTTAAATTTTTAAAGAAAGAACGCCGTGCTCCGACTGTACAAGAAAAAAAGAAATTTACTTTAGGTTTTAGTCTGATTTTTTGGGGCTATAACTTGTGTGGTGTTTTATTTGGCCTATTTTTATTTGCCAGAAAAGACCCTGAGATTTTGCAAAACTTTATGCTTTACCTCAAACAGCCTCAGTTCTTAAGTATTATGGTGATCATGCTTTTAATGTTAGCTATTCCGCTTTATTTAATTACTTACTGGTTTTATGGCAAACAGGCACAGCGCATGGCTGACAAAATGTTTAACGTGCAATAG